The following coding sequences lie in one Actinomycetota bacterium genomic window:
- the tenA gene encoding thiaminase II, giving the protein MAGLSQRLFVLGRPNLERQLAHPTVRGIAAGDLEPARFRAWLVQDYLFLLDYVRLFALAAARAPDTDTLGRLVDLAHSTFHQELSLHRGYAAEFGLGEADLDRAEKSPACAASTDFLLRTAATSDFAEVLAALLPCMWGYSELGQSLAAEGMPADPHYRRWIDTYADPDFAALAAWCAALLDRAADGLPAARLAACERAFLTSLRHELAFWDA; this is encoded by the coding sequence ATGGCCGGCCTGAGCCAGCGCCTGTTCGTGCTCGGGCGGCCGAACCTGGAGCGCCAGCTGGCCCATCCCACCGTGCGCGGGATTGCCGCCGGCGATCTGGAGCCGGCGCGGTTCCGTGCCTGGCTGGTGCAGGACTATCTGTTCCTGCTCGACTACGTGCGGCTGTTCGCCCTCGCCGCCGCCCGAGCGCCCGATACCGACACCCTCGGCCGCCTGGTCGACCTGGCGCATTCCACCTTCCACCAGGAGCTGTCGCTGCACCGCGGCTACGCCGCCGAGTTCGGCCTTGGCGAGGCCGACCTGGACCGAGCCGAGAAGTCGCCCGCCTGCGCCGCCTCCACCGACTTCCTGCTCCGCACCGCCGCGACCTCCGACTTCGCCGAGGTGCTGGCCGCCCTTCTGCCCTGTATGTGGGGCTACTCCGAGCTGGGCCAGTCACTGGCCGCGGAGGGCATGCCGGCCGACCCCCACTATCGACGCTGGATCGATACCTACGCCGACCCGGACTTTGCCGCCCTGGCCGCCTGGTGCGCGGCCCTGCTGGACCGGGCGGCCGACGGCCTCCCAGCGGCCCGCCTGGCCGCCTGCGAGCGCGCCTTCCTGACCAGCCTCCGCCACGAACTCGCCTTCTGGGACGCTTGA